A stretch of the Papaver somniferum cultivar HN1 chromosome 6, ASM357369v1, whole genome shotgun sequence genome encodes the following:
- the LOC113288526 gene encoding uncharacterized protein LOC113288526, whose amino-acid sequence MEILVEYVSNIKGAPPLENKWNSTSNLNPMLCKASRCSRLADITSAVKKLRNLLSIEANQGCYSEEVLGVMLQAIGLINTDMEIVCDIPVSASSIPFATATNSSGIPYTTATTSGSIPFATATNSSGISYATATTSGSIPYASATTFSGFHNDSELSFGGVLGRYEDRGGYELPDGSILDDDFDIRKVLSDPAFPQTKNVQVDVPHVQREDDLMLNVSQRGGPHVQQEDDLMHNVPQREGPHVPQEDDLMLDHQSVKNAVFSRLTKMQDEIQEGKVQHDAALKALQVSGARWDAAEEARVSLVEGMKKLLG is encoded by the coding sequence ATGGAAATTTTGGTAGAGTACGTATCTAACATCAAGGGTGCCCCTCCACTAGAAAACAAGTGGAACAGTACTTCTAATCTGAATCCAATGCTTTGCAAAGCATCAAGATGCAGTAGATTGGCAGATATCACTTCTGCTGTTAAAAAGTTACGTAACTTGTTGAGTATTGAAGCTAATCAAGGATGCTATTCTGAGGAGGTGTTGGGTGTAATGCTTCAGGCTATTGGCTTGATCAATACAGATATGGAAATTGTGTGTGATATTCCAGTATCAGCAAGCAGTATTCCTTTTGCCACTGCAACAAATTCTAGCGGTATTCCTTATACGACTGCAACAACTTCTGGCAGTATTCCTTTTGCGACTGCAACAAATTCTAGCGGTATTTCTTATGCGACTGCAACAACTTCTGGCAGTATTCCTTATGCATCTGCAACAACTTTTAGCGGTTTTCATAATGATTCTGAGCTATCGTTTGGTGGAGTGCTTGGTAGATATGAGGATCGTGGTGGATATGAATTACCAGATGGGTCTATTTTAGATGATGACTTTGACATTAGGAAGGTGTTAAGTGATCCCGCATTCCCGCAAACCAAAAATGTTCAGGTAGATGTACCACATGTTCAGCGGGAGGATGATCTGATGCTCAATGTTTCTCAGAGGGGAGGTCCACATGTTCAGCAGGAGGATGATCTGATGCACAATGTTCCCCAGAGGGAAGGTCCACATGTTCCGCAGGAGGATGATCTGATGCTTGACCACCAATCTGTGAAAAATGCTGTGTTTTCAAGGTTGACTAAGATGCAAGATGAGATTCAGGAAGGAAAGGTGCAACATGATGCTGCTTTAAAAGCTTTACAAGTTAGCGGAGCAAGGTGGGATGCAGCTGAGGAGGCACGGGTAAGTCTCGTGGAGGGGATGAAGAAGCTTCTTGGGTGA
- the LOC113288525 gene encoding uncharacterized protein LOC113288525 codes for MELILEFLSRLPIESLRRLSCTSKYLYNTINFNPHFSRSHLINYSQKYPFLVLYVNSVTTENSPMLYMNLFNDRNVVYDRNDNRDVNVRLTLPYARKGNFFGYCNGLSCFTKVYKKTAFVIDVWNFTTNELLRIIPPVIVDKEDTSPTRGFGYTLLSRGFGFDSLNNEYKLVLIVYMLKTERHQGFVYTSGTKSSWKAINLPEQKLNSIQGTFTAYGGGGALFWKTSDRRTILLFDLHQDKFQYIQIPLERGEYPTSKDHIYLFEIEGFLGVAILIGSSSTTTLEKAHLKIYKDNQVWVKETFDISPYLIPFSGNFRFISFSDQILLHWMDPNCF; via the coding sequence ATGGAACTGATTTTAGAGTTTCTATCCAGACTTCCAATCGAATCTTTGAGGAGATTGAGCTGCACCAGTAAGTATTTATACAACACCATCAATTTCAATCCCCATTTTAGCAGATCTCACTTAATTAATTATTCCCAAAAATATCCTTTTCTGGTGCTCTATGTTAATTCTGTTACGACGGAGAATTCACCCATGCTGTACATGAACTTATTTAATGATAGGAATGTTGTTTACGATCGTAATGACAACCGCGACGTTAATGTTCGTTTAACACTTCCATACGCTCGTAAAGGGAATTTTTTCGGATATTGCAATGGTTTAAGTTGCTTCACAAAGGTGTATAAGAAAACCGCTTTTGTTATTGATGTTTGGAATTTTACTACAAATGAATTATTACGCATCATCCCTCCAGTTATCGTCGACAAAGAAGATACTAGTCCAACCAGAGGGTTCGGGTATACCCTCCTGTCTCGTGGATTTGGTTTCGATTCCCTTAACAATGAGTATAAATTGGTACTCATTGTATACATGCTCAAAACTGAGCGTCACCAGGGTTTTGTATATACATCTGGAACCAAATCCTCTTGGAAAGCAATCAATCTTCCAGAACAGAAACTTAATTCAATTCAAGGTACATTCACTGCCTATGGAGGAGGAGGAGCTTTGTTTTGGAAGACTTCGGATCGTCGGACGATTCTCTTGTTCGACCTCCATCAAGACAAGTTTCAATACATCCAAATCCCACTTGAAAGGGGTGAATACCCCACCAGTAAGGACCACATTTATCTGTTCGAGATTGAAGGATTTTTAGGTGTTGCCATTCTAATTGGAAGTAGTTCTACTACTACTTTGGAGAAGGCTCACTTGAAAATATACAAAGACAACCAAGTTTGGGTAAAGGAGACATTTGATATCTCACCATACTTAATTCCTTTTAGTGGCAATTTTCGTTTTATTAGCTTCTCTGACCAGATTTTACTGCACTGGATGGATCCCAATtgtttttga